The sequence TCGATCCCGCCTACCACGTCGGGCTCGGCGTGCAGGCCTTTGCGACGCGGTGGTTGATCGTGCGGCTCGACGGTCGCGACGTGCTCTCGCACCGCCGCGGTGTCGGTGGTGGTCCGGTGCACCATGGTGAGCTCGTGCTCGCGGTGGGCGCCCGCTTCGGCCCGCGTCGCGGGCCCGCGGACGGCCCGGGCCCCAGCGAGGCCGACCCCGACCACGATGGCGTGCCGACCGAGCTCGATCGTTGCCCACGCGAGCGCGGTGCGCAGCCCTACGGCTGCCCGATCCTCGATCGCGACGCCGACGGCGTGCACGACGATCGCGACGGCTGCCCCGATCTACCCGGGCTCGCGCCCGACGGCTGCCCCACCGCCATCGACGACGACGGCGACGGCATCACCGGCAGCGCCGATCGCTGTCCGTTACAGATCGGTGATGCGCCCGACGGCTGTCCCTCGAGCCGGCCGAGCTCACCCGCCGAAGACCCCGCGAGCGACGTCGACGGGGATGCGGTGATTCGGCGCAACGATCGTTGTCCCACGCAACGCGAGACCCGCAACGGCTACGCGGACGACGACGGCTGCCCCGACGAGATGCCGCCCGAGATCGCCGAGCTCGAGGGCGTGGTGTCGGGCATCGGCTTCGAGTCCGCCAGCGACGAGCTGACGCCATCATCGCGCACCGCGCTGCAGCACCTCGCCGACGTGCTGCAGCGCAACCCCGGCGTTCGCTGCGAGATCGTTGGTCACACCGACAACCGCGGGGCTGCGGAGGCCAACCGCGCGCTGTCGACCCGCCGGGCCGAGCGGGTGGTGACGGCGCTGGTCGAGCGCGGGGTCCCGCGCGAGCGGCTGAGCGCGCGCGGGGCCGGACCCGACGAGCCGCTCGCGAGCAACGCGAGCGCAGCCGGGCGCGCGATCAACCGTCGCGTCGAGCTGGTCATCCTGCGGGAGTAGGCGACCGGCTGCGGGACGCGGCCGGCCGCAATGACGCACCACCGTCTACGAGGCCGTGCGACGACGACCCCGACGCAGGCTGACGCCCGCGAACGCGAGGAACGCAAAGGTCCACGACGGTGTGCGGCCGACGTCGCATCCGCAGCCCTGTGCATCGGCGGAGTCGTCCTCACCGTTGCCACCGTCGGCACCGGCGGAGCCGTCGTCGGCACCACCGACGCCGCCGCCCGGCCAGCCGTGTTGGAGGTTCCAGTCGACCAGCACCGCCTCGATGCGAGCGGTGTTGTCGGTGAGGTTCATCGGCGCGCCGTTGGTCGGCACCGCCTCGATGATCGCCGACGAGTCCATCATGCCTGGGGTTCCACCGGGCTCGTCGGGGAAGTCGGGCCAGACGCCGCCGGCGGGCAGGAACACCTCGCGACCGTCGGGCAGCGTGAAGACCTGATCGCCGTTGCACAGCGTGCGCAACACCCCGTTTTGCAGGTTGGGCACGTCGGGCAGCATGCCGTTCTCCTGGAACATCGGGTCCTCGGTCATCTCGGCGGGCGAGATGGTCGTGAACATGCGCGTCAGGTACGGATGCTGCGCCACGAGCTCGGCGGCGTGCTGACCGGGGGCGATGATGCGCTGCTGCAGCTTCGTGCTGAAGTCGGCGCCGTTCCACGCGCTGAGATCGACCTCGGCGTAGCTGGACTGGTTCCCCCAATACTCCGCGGCGGGCACGTCGGCCGGCACCGTGACGTACTCCGCCAGCAAGCCCTCGAGCAGCGAGTGCGTGAACTGGCAGCCGTTGCCGAAGTCGTAGTCGCAGAAGAGCAGGTTCTGAGCCTGCAGCTCCGCGCCGACATCGGTGGCCGCGAGGCCCTCGAACTGCGCGGGCTGCCACGACGATTGGTACACGCCCGAGGTGTCGACCACGCCGCTGGGGCCGGCATACTCGGTCACGAATGCGCGACCATCGGCGTTCTCCTCGTCGACGGCGAGCGTGACCACGTCGGTGTAGTTGGTCGGCGCGAGCCAGTTGACCTTGAGCTGGTTGACCAGCACGTGGCGGTAGTTCTTCGGCACCATCCGCGCGTCGCCGAGGAAGAACGAGCGCACCGCCATGTCGTCGACTGCCGCGATGCGAGTCAGCCGCAGCGGCACGCACGGCTCGCTGCCTTGGAAGCGCAGCACGATGGGATGGATCTCGTCGACATCGGCTCCGCCGGTCAGCTTCACCGCACCGAAGAGGTGGCCCTCGGCGATGTACTCGGCGAGGATCGGCAGCGCAGCTTCGTCTTGCTGGTAGCCGTTGGCGCCCAGCCAGTCGAACACCTCCTGCGCATCGCCGCCCTGCAGCACCGAGATCTCGAATGCGCCGACGGTCTCGGTCAACAACACCTGCGGCCCGCCGCCGCCGCCGCCGGTTTCGTCGCCGCCGTCGCCCGCCGCTCCGGTGCCGCTGGCGCTGGCGCCGTCGTTGCCGCCCGGCGGGCTGGGATCGTCGAGCGTGCAATCGTCGAACGTCTGCGAGTAGCCGTAGGTCGGCACCGAGGCCGCGAGCAAGGCGTCGAAGAGCGGCTGCGATCCGACCTCGAACTCGGGCACGCTCTGCAGCGGGATCACCCAACCAAACTGCGCGGCCTCGCCGGTGTACTGGATCTGGATGTGCGCCTCGATGGTGTCGCCCTGCCAGACGAAGAGGATGTTCTCGCCGGTCTGATCGACGGGCATCGGCTGCGGACCGCCGTCACAGAACATGCCGCCGCACGCCTCGGCATCGCGCGGGTGCAGTGCCAGGGCCGTCGCGGTCACCAGCATCGCCAGGGCACCGGTGGTTCGGAGTCGCTTGATCGCCATCATCGTCATTCCATCTCCAGCCATGCAGAAATCCAATGCAGAGCAGGCTAGCACGCCCGCGACCCTTTGTCGCATGCGCGCTGACCGCCGCGTCGT is a genomic window of Deltaproteobacteria bacterium containing:
- a CDS encoding OmpA family protein, with translation MRSAVALSTCLAPGLVAASPSDEPMPPAESSAPRSAGGPNEGPMPPAESDGYRTAASAPERALPPSESAGYRSAKTKPEPAMPPGETPRRARRRARLPAWMTAVAPRDLDVETSLLVGAFLPAYAHELYDPYSGWRPLARGAVELGARIDYFPVRWLGFEVEGLGIPTRVRGAGSIAVGAVRGGVVLRLPWRIAPLISGGLGALGVSSSSGELGDDVDPAYHVGLGVQAFATRWLIVRLDGRDVLSHRRGVGGGPVHHGELVLAVGARFGPRRGPADGPGPSEADPDHDGVPTELDRCPRERGAQPYGCPILDRDADGVHDDRDGCPDLPGLAPDGCPTAIDDDGDGITGSADRCPLQIGDAPDGCPSSRPSSPAEDPASDVDGDAVIRRNDRCPTQRETRNGYADDDGCPDEMPPEIAELEGVVSGIGFESASDELTPSSRTALQHLADVLQRNPGVRCEIVGHTDNRGAAEANRALSTRRAERVVTALVERGVPRERLSARGAGPDEPLASNASAAGRAINRRVELVILRE
- a CDS encoding DUF2330 domain-containing protein, which gives rise to MLVTATALALHPRDAEACGGMFCDGGPQPMPVDQTGENILFVWQGDTIEAHIQIQYTGEAAQFGWVIPLQSVPEFEVGSQPLFDALLAASVPTYGYSQTFDDCTLDDPSPPGGNDGASASGTGAAGDGGDETGGGGGGPQVLLTETVGAFEISVLQGGDAQEVFDWLGANGYQQDEAALPILAEYIAEGHLFGAVKLTGGADVDEIHPIVLRFQGSEPCVPLRLTRIAAVDDMAVRSFFLGDARMVPKNYRHVLVNQLKVNWLAPTNYTDVVTLAVDEENADGRAFVTEYAGPSGVVDTSGVYQSSWQPAQFEGLAATDVGAELQAQNLLFCDYDFGNGCQFTHSLLEGLLAEYVTVPADVPAAEYWGNQSSYAEVDLSAWNGADFSTKLQQRIIAPGQHAAELVAQHPYLTRMFTTISPAEMTEDPMFQENGMLPDVPNLQNGVLRTLCNGDQVFTLPDGREVFLPAGGVWPDFPDEPGGTPGMMDSSAIIEAVPTNGAPMNLTDNTARIEAVLVDWNLQHGWPGGGVGGADDGSAGADGGNGEDDSADAQGCGCDVGRTPSWTFAFLAFAGVSLRRGRRRTAS